A portion of the Nitratidesulfovibrio termitidis HI1 genome contains these proteins:
- a CDS encoding M23 family metallopeptidase, producing MVLLPALLPVASATPAQAAVLSLDAPESTGDGKPFVVTVTADAPGDVVLDWRGQTLTVPVASTTAGAVTGATAGASAPARWTGQAILAVPLDAKPGTETLRARVAGQPKAVPAVTRAIAVVRAAYPEQRLTVEGKYVNPDKAALERHEAERARIKAALALRTPERLWALPMTRPVPGDVSSLFGLRRVFNGEPRAPHRGLDLRGEAGESVAACASGRVVLAENHYFAGNSVYIDHGMGVLSMYFHLSAMDVTPGQMVERGQVIGRVGSTGRVTGPHLHFGMAVLGDMVDPQVLLDPQVSLDRASANTGAPTRE from the coding sequence TTGGTTCTGCTGCCGGCGCTGCTGCCCGTTGCTTCGGCCACACCCGCACAGGCGGCGGTGCTGTCGCTGGATGCGCCGGAATCCACCGGCGACGGCAAGCCCTTTGTGGTCACGGTAACGGCGGATGCGCCGGGCGACGTGGTGCTGGACTGGCGCGGCCAGACTCTCACCGTGCCCGTGGCGTCCACTACTGCTGGCGCTGTCACCGGGGCCACTGCCGGAGCCTCGGCCCCCGCCCGCTGGACTGGCCAGGCCATCCTGGCCGTGCCGCTGGATGCAAAGCCGGGTACGGAAACGCTGCGCGCCCGCGTAGCCGGGCAGCCCAAGGCAGTGCCCGCCGTCACCCGCGCCATCGCCGTGGTCCGCGCCGCCTATCCGGAGCAGCGCCTGACCGTGGAGGGCAAGTACGTCAACCCGGACAAGGCCGCGCTGGAACGCCACGAGGCGGAACGCGCCCGCATCAAGGCCGCGTTGGCCCTGCGCACCCCGGAGCGGCTGTGGGCGCTGCCCATGACGCGTCCCGTGCCGGGCGACGTGTCCAGCCTGTTCGGCCTGCGCCGGGTGTTCAACGGCGAGCCGCGCGCGCCGCATCGCGGGCTGGACCTGCGCGGTGAGGCGGGTGAATCGGTGGCCGCCTGCGCGTCGGGCCGGGTGGTTCTGGCAGAGAATCATTATTTCGCAGGCAATTCCGTGTACATCGACCACGGCATGGGAGTGCTGAGCATGTATTTTCATCTGTCCGCCATGGACGTGACCCCCGGCCAGATGGTGGAACGGGGGCAGGTCATCGGCAGGGTGGGCAGTACGGGCCGGGTTACCGGGCCGCACCTGCATTTCGGCATGGCGGTGCTTGGCGACATGGTGGACCCTCAGGTATTGCTGGACCCTCAGGTATCGTTGGACAGGGCGTCCGCCAACACGGGCGCGCCCACACGGGAGTGA
- a CDS encoding exodeoxyribonuclease VII small subunit has product MEKAEATVDYEAAMARLQEVVAALEAGDLPLERSVALYKEGLGLSRACRDRLRTARNEIRLFTEGGVTDFEGVGDDADAE; this is encoded by the coding sequence GTGGAAAAGGCCGAGGCGACGGTGGATTACGAAGCCGCCATGGCCCGTCTGCAAGAGGTTGTGGCCGCGCTGGAGGCGGGCGACCTGCCGCTGGAGCGCAGCGTGGCCCTGTACAAGGAAGGCCTTGGCCTGTCCCGCGCCTGCCGCGACCGGCTGCGCACGGCCCGCAACGAGATACGCCTGTTCACCGAAGGCGGCGTAACGGATTTTGAAGGGGTGGGGGACGATGCTGACGCCGAGTGA
- a CDS encoding polyprenyl synthetase family protein — MLTPSEIKARLRDAAAGVERYLAACLANRGIPARLRASMEYSLNAGGKRVRPVLCLTAAALFGLPAERVMPFAAAIEMIHTYSLIHDDLPAMDDDDLRRGKPSNHKMFDEATAILAGDGLLTDAFDFMAGVGAGVGGSAADGDTAAIPAANVLAALRAVARAAGAPGMVGGQALDMEYTGRTGVTLDEMAAMHAMKTGALLRASCLSGALLAGADADAQARIGDYGAHIGAAFQIVDDILDEVGDEAEIGKPVGSDAEQGKTTYPSLLGVERSRTLARERADAAIERLSPYTGPDADFLRSLASYIVDRAS, encoded by the coding sequence ATGCTGACGCCGAGTGAGATCAAGGCCCGCCTGCGCGATGCTGCCGCCGGGGTGGAGCGCTACCTGGCCGCGTGCCTGGCCAACCGGGGCATTCCCGCGCGGCTGCGCGCGTCCATGGAATACAGCCTGAACGCGGGCGGCAAGCGGGTGCGACCGGTGCTGTGCCTGACCGCCGCCGCGCTGTTCGGCCTGCCTGCGGAACGGGTGATGCCCTTTGCCGCCGCCATCGAGATGATCCACACCTATTCGCTCATCCATGACGATCTGCCCGCCATGGACGACGACGACCTGCGGCGCGGCAAGCCCTCGAACCACAAGATGTTCGACGAGGCCACGGCCATTCTGGCCGGTGACGGCCTGCTCACCGATGCCTTCGATTTCATGGCTGGCGTCGGGGCGGGCGTGGGGGGCAGCGCCGCAGACGGTGACACCGCCGCCATCCCCGCCGCCAACGTGCTTGCCGCCCTGCGCGCCGTTGCCCGCGCCGCCGGTGCCCCCGGCATGGTAGGCGGGCAGGCGCTGGACATGGAGTATACGGGCCGCACGGGCGTGACCCTGGACGAAATGGCTGCCATGCACGCCATGAAGACCGGGGCGCTGCTGCGCGCGTCATGCCTGTCCGGCGCATTGCTGGCAGGTGCCGACGCCGACGCGCAGGCCCGAATCGGCGATTATGGCGCGCACATCGGCGCGGCCTTCCAGATCGTGGATGATATCCTCGACGAGGTCGGCGACGAGGCGGAAATCGGCAAGCCCGTGGGCAGCGACGCGGAGCAGGGCAAGACCACCTACCCGTCGTTGCTGGGCGTGGAGCGCAGCCGCACCCTGGCCCGTGAACGGGCCGACGCGGCCATAGAGCGGCTTTCGCCCTACACCGGGCCGGACGCCGATTTCCTGCGCAGCCTGGCCAGCTATATCGTGGATCGCGCTTCCTGA
- the dxs gene encoding 1-deoxy-D-xylulose-5-phosphate synthase yields the protein MTGQLPPSLFPSGHPQGQFADTPLLDSLASPRDVAGLAPEFVPQLADELRQRIIATVSRNGGHLAPSLGVVELTIALLTSFDVERDKVVWDVGHQAYAWKLLTGRAASFHTLRRGGGISGFPKMTESPYDHFGVGHSSTSISAALGMAMARDLAGGDSNVVAVIGDGSMTAGLAFEGLNQAGAMDRKLIVVLNDNEMSISKNVGALSLFLSRNLSKRWVRRMKKDMETFMRSIPGIGEDMLGYAKRSEHSLKGFFTPGMLFEAFGFNYIGPVNGHDVKALTRTFDMARTLDEPVLLHVLTRKGKGYAPAETNPTHFHGVGRFEPETGRAAKLADAPALPSFTDVFGETLCMLADEDKRVIAITAAMPEGTGTSCFCTRHPERFVDVGICEQHAVTFAAGLATQGLRPFVAIYSTFLQRSYDQVVHDVCIQNLPVVFCVDRAGLVGEDGPTHHGVFDLSYLRHIPNMHILAPRDEAQLRHAMRTALALNAPMAIRYPRGVGTGAALPPRGEVQPLGRGEVLKQGRGVAVIACGSRVAPALEAAERVAEESGRQVTVFDAVWVKPLPEAQLLELAATHDALLLLEENALAGGFTSAVLECLADHGALRGQAIRRLGVPDHFVEHGSQKELRAKLGLCVDGIEEALRSMLGLE from the coding sequence ATGACCGGACAGCTACCGCCCTCGCTTTTTCCTTCGGGACATCCCCAAGGGCAATTCGCTGACACGCCCCTTCTGGATTCCCTCGCCAGCCCGCGCGACGTGGCCGGTCTGGCCCCCGAGTTTGTCCCGCAACTGGCCGACGAACTGCGTCAGCGCATCATCGCCACCGTGTCCCGTAACGGCGGACATCTTGCTCCCTCGCTGGGCGTGGTGGAACTGACCATCGCGCTGCTGACCTCGTTCGACGTCGAGCGGGACAAGGTCGTCTGGGACGTGGGGCATCAGGCGTACGCCTGGAAGCTGCTGACGGGACGCGCCGCCAGCTTCCACACCCTGCGGCGCGGCGGCGGCATCAGCGGCTTTCCCAAGATGACGGAAAGCCCGTACGACCACTTCGGGGTGGGGCATTCCTCCACGTCCATTTCCGCAGCGCTGGGCATGGCCATGGCGCGCGACCTGGCCGGGGGCGACAGCAATGTCGTGGCCGTCATCGGCGACGGCTCCATGACCGCGGGTCTTGCCTTCGAAGGGCTGAACCAGGCCGGGGCCATGGACCGCAAGCTCATCGTCGTGCTGAACGACAACGAGATGTCCATTTCCAAGAACGTGGGCGCGCTGTCGCTGTTCCTCAGCCGCAACCTGTCCAAGCGCTGGGTGCGCCGCATGAAGAAGGATATGGAAACCTTCATGCGTTCCATCCCCGGCATCGGCGAGGACATGCTGGGCTACGCCAAGCGCAGCGAACACAGCCTGAAGGGGTTCTTCACGCCGGGCATGCTGTTCGAGGCGTTCGGGTTCAACTACATCGGTCCGGTGAACGGCCACGACGTCAAGGCGCTTACCCGCACCTTCGACATGGCCCGCACCCTGGATGAGCCGGTGTTGCTGCACGTGCTGACCCGCAAGGGCAAGGGTTACGCCCCGGCGGAAACCAACCCCACCCATTTCCACGGGGTGGGCCGCTTCGAGCCGGAAACGGGCAGGGCCGCCAAGCTGGCCGACGCCCCGGCGCTGCCCAGTTTCACCGACGTGTTCGGCGAAACGCTGTGCATGCTGGCCGACGAGGACAAGCGGGTCATAGCCATTACCGCCGCCATGCCGGAAGGCACCGGCACCAGCTGTTTCTGTACGCGTCACCCCGAGCGGTTCGTGGATGTGGGCATCTGCGAGCAGCACGCGGTGACCTTTGCCGCGGGCCTTGCCACGCAGGGGCTGCGGCCGTTCGTGGCCATCTATTCCACCTTCCTGCAACGCTCGTACGATCAGGTGGTGCACGACGTGTGCATCCAGAACCTGCCGGTGGTGTTCTGCGTGGACCGCGCCGGTCTGGTGGGCGAGGACGGCCCCACTCACCACGGGGTGTTCGACCTGTCGTACCTGCGACACATCCCCAACATGCACATTCTGGCCCCGCGCGACGAGGCGCAACTGCGCCACGCCATGCGCACCGCCCTGGCTTTGAACGCGCCGATGGCCATACGCTACCCGCGCGGCGTGGGCACGGGGGCCGCGTTGCCCCCGCGCGGCGAAGTGCAGCCCCTTGGCCGGGGCGAGGTGTTGAAGCAGGGTCGGGGGGTGGCCGTCATTGCCTGCGGCAGCCGGGTGGCCCCGGCGCTGGAGGCGGCGGAACGGGTGGCCGAGGAATCGGGCCGTCAGGTCACCGTGTTTGACGCCGTATGGGTAAAGCCGTTGCCGGAAGCGCAATTGCTGGAACTGGCCGCCACCCATGATGCGCTGCTGTTGCTGGAGGAGAACGCCCTGGCGGGCGGATTCACCTCTGCCGTGCTGGAATGTCTGGCCGACCACGGCGCGCTGCGCGGGCAGGCCATCCGCAGGCTGGGCGTGCCCGACCACTTCGTGGAGCATGGCAGCCAGAAGGAACTGCGGGCCAAGCTGGGCCTGTGCGTGGACGGCATTGAAGAGGCTCTGCGGAGCATGCTGGGGCTGGAGTAA
- a CDS encoding TRAP transporter large permease, whose product MEQLYYFFGSLAVFLCLGIPISMVLVLCSIVLMWNSGMWDAMTIPNIMLDGANNYPLMAIPFFVFAGEIMAVGGLSKRVVQLAQLMIGGVKGGLGYAAIVASIIFAGLMGSSVGEAAALGGLLLPMMQQVGYNKGRAGGIIASGAILGPIIPPSTNFIILGSTVSLSITKLFMVGLFPGLMLGLGLLVMWWFVVRKDGYTETIHFTRAEKLAILKDASPAFMLPLLLLGGIRFGVFTPTEGGAVAAVFAIFVCMAYYRELTLRQLLRVSAAAARTTAVVMLIVATASAVGYFITLAQIPMHITNLFAPFIDSPTLLLLIIMCFLLVAGMVMDLTPNILIFAPVFYPLIQQAGIDPYHFGLLFVLNLGIGVITPPVGTVLYVVCGIGNIKLSELVLKMLPFILIEVVVLFLLVLFPKLSLIPLRWLM is encoded by the coding sequence GTGGAACAGCTTTATTACTTCTTCGGCAGCCTGGCCGTCTTCCTGTGCCTTGGCATTCCCATCTCCATGGTGCTGGTGCTGTGCTCCATCGTGCTGATGTGGAATTCCGGCATGTGGGATGCCATGACCATCCCCAACATCATGCTGGACGGCGCCAACAACTACCCGCTGATGGCCATTCCGTTCTTCGTCTTCGCGGGCGAGATCATGGCCGTGGGCGGCCTGTCCAAACGGGTGGTGCAACTGGCCCAGTTGATGATCGGCGGGGTAAAGGGCGGCCTTGGCTACGCGGCCATCGTCGCCAGCATCATCTTTGCCGGGCTCATGGGCAGTTCGGTGGGCGAGGCTGCCGCCCTGGGCGGCCTGCTGCTGCCCATGATGCAGCAGGTGGGCTACAACAAGGGCCGCGCAGGGGGCATCATCGCCTCTGGCGCCATCCTCGGCCCCATCATTCCGCCCAGCACCAACTTCATCATCCTGGGGTCCACCGTCAGCCTGTCCATCACCAAGCTGTTCATGGTCGGCCTGTTCCCGGGCCTGATGCTGGGCCTGGGCCTGCTGGTCATGTGGTGGTTCGTGGTGCGCAAGGATGGATACACCGAAACCATCCACTTCACCCGCGCGGAAAAGCTGGCCATCCTCAAGGACGCCAGCCCCGCCTTCATGCTGCCCCTGCTGCTGCTGGGCGGCATCCGCTTCGGCGTGTTCACCCCCACCGAGGGCGGCGCCGTTGCGGCGGTGTTCGCCATCTTCGTGTGCATGGCCTACTACCGCGAACTGACCCTGCGGCAGTTGCTGCGCGTCAGCGCGGCGGCAGCGCGCACCACGGCCGTGGTGATGCTCATCGTGGCCACGGCATCCGCCGTGGGCTACTTCATCACCCTGGCCCAGATCCCCATGCACATCACCAACCTGTTCGCGCCGTTCATCGACAGCCCCACGCTGCTGCTGTTGATCATCATGTGCTTCCTGCTGGTGGCGGGCATGGTCATGGACCTTACGCCGAACATCCTGATCTTCGCCCCCGTGTTCTACCCGCTGATCCAGCAGGCCGGCATCGACCCGTACCACTTCGGCCTGCTGTTCGTGCTGAACCTGGGCATCGGGGTCATCACCCCGCCAGTGGGCACGGTACTGTACGTGGTGTGCGGCATCGGCAACATCAAGCTGAGCGAACTGGTGCTCAAGATGCTGCCGTTCATCCTCATCGAGGTCGTGGTATTGTTCCTGCTGGTGCTTTTCCCCAAGCTGTCCCTGATTCCGCTGCGCTGGCTGATGTAG
- a CDS encoding TRAP transporter small permease encodes MTHDTTPNVAIPPTTSKGEFAFEVFCAVIFLGMIGLVFYNAFLRYVFGSSFAPSEEWARFLFIYITFFGAIEAFYRNRHIAVDMFTNLTSGMLRKCIDIIAQSLTLATLGLLLWGGIILVQQTMDTNSVATNVNMAFINGTLPIMAAAAILIKLPDFIRLLKKPASEFVRPDMLEEAMQKTKE; translated from the coding sequence ATGACCCACGACACCACGCCGAACGTGGCCATCCCGCCGACCACGAGCAAGGGTGAGTTCGCGTTCGAGGTTTTTTGCGCCGTCATCTTCCTCGGGATGATCGGCCTTGTGTTCTACAACGCCTTCCTCCGCTACGTGTTCGGATCCAGCTTCGCCCCCAGCGAGGAATGGGCCCGTTTCCTGTTCATCTACATCACCTTCTTCGGGGCCATCGAAGCATTCTACCGCAACCGGCACATCGCGGTGGACATGTTCACCAACCTCACCAGCGGCATGCTGCGCAAGTGCATCGACATCATCGCGCAATCGCTCACCCTGGCCACGTTGGGCCTGCTGTTGTGGGGCGGCATCATCCTGGTGCAGCAGACCATGGACACCAACTCCGTGGCCACCAACGTGAACATGGCGTTCATCAACGGCACCCTGCCGATCATGGCCGCCGCCGCCATACTCATCAAGCTTCCCGATTTCATCCGCCTGCTGAAGAAGCCGGCCAGCGAATTCGTCCGCCCCGACATGCTTGAAGAAGCCATGCAGAAGACCAAGGAGTAA
- a CDS encoding TRAP transporter substrate-binding protein, whose product MKKSLAILLALAVFACGMVATASAADQVVIKIAGMKPEGEPETLGMHKFGEILAKLSGGKFTVQVFPNSQLGKEDAYIANTRRGMIQMCATGTQTSALHPAMAMLETPMLFDNLAHARRAMEGKTFELINQGFTEKSGLRTLNAFPLGFRHFYTKKPLKNMDDLKGLRLRVPNIPLYLNFAKECGISGQPMPFAEVPSALDQGVIDGGDSPFADIIALKMYEIAPQITLSGHILVIHSLYINEKFYQGLSEQEKGWVNQAAKESADYVWNLMAQLEKNAVKTIEENKGTVSTPTPEFHDAMKAAGKRSWKLFYDTVPNAKEILESAESYK is encoded by the coding sequence ATGAAGAAATCTCTCGCTATCCTCCTCGCGCTGGCCGTATTCGCCTGCGGCATGGTTGCCACCGCTTCCGCCGCCGACCAGGTGGTCATCAAGATCGCCGGCATGAAGCCCGAGGGCGAGCCGGAAACCCTGGGCATGCACAAGTTCGGCGAAATCCTCGCCAAGCTGTCCGGCGGCAAGTTCACCGTGCAGGTGTTTCCCAACAGCCAACTGGGCAAGGAAGACGCCTACATCGCCAACACCCGCCGCGGCATGATCCAGATGTGCGCCACCGGCACCCAGACCTCGGCCCTGCACCCGGCCATGGCCATGCTGGAAACGCCCATGCTGTTCGACAACCTGGCCCACGCCCGCCGGGCCATGGAAGGCAAGACCTTTGAGCTGATCAACCAGGGCTTCACCGAAAAGTCGGGCCTGCGCACCCTGAACGCCTTCCCCCTGGGCTTCCGCCACTTCTACACCAAGAAGCCCCTGAAAAACATGGACGACCTGAAGGGCCTGCGCCTGCGCGTGCCCAACATTCCGCTGTACCTGAACTTCGCCAAGGAATGCGGCATCAGCGGCCAGCCCATGCCGTTCGCCGAAGTGCCCAGCGCCCTGGACCAGGGCGTCATCGACGGCGGCGACAGCCCCTTCGCCGACATCATCGCCCTGAAGATGTACGAAATCGCCCCCCAGATCACCCTGAGCGGGCACATCCTGGTCATCCACTCGCTGTACATCAACGAAAAGTTCTACCAGGGCCTTTCCGAGCAGGAAAAGGGCTGGGTGAACCAGGCCGCCAAGGAATCCGCCGACTACGTGTGGAACCTGATGGCCCAGCTTGAAAAGAACGCCGTGAAGACCATCGAGGAAAACAAGGGCACCGTCTCCACCCCCACCCCCGAATTCCACGACGCCATGAAGGCCGCGGGCAAGCGCAGCTGGAAGCTGTTCTACGACACCGTGCCCAACGCCAAGGAAATCCTGGAAAGCGCCGAATCGTACAAGTAG
- a CDS encoding methyl-accepting chemotaxis protein translates to MKAKSVAPVFIVSVMVAVIAAFGGIIYYVTGSSYRMALELEQHAMEQAGESARDALALYVQNFIGTINALSRQRLVLEALTGDAAIAQGRLKDIVRNDPNIWSALVFDDKGIIRAGINADMEDLTGGKRGDRDYFRAVMAGQDSFIGKSIITARSGGGNMFIFVAVKAIRDADGRVIGGVGIFPRWENFTSTFVSGLRFGQRGYGFMLDGSGHIIAHPDKNMMLKDLTGHEFVRTALSMKNGNAFYDWQDGRKYMTVATEPTTGWLVCMSAYTDELAGTAIAQRNTLLGIGAAALLVLAGVISLLVRRLVARPVADIEAFTRAVAGGNLHADLHQNFKYEFRSLGDNVRAMVGELKNKLGFAQGLLDGITLPCVVAGPDQRVLFVNRATLDYMQIDGDPQSFMGVPVGRIFHGDDNHATVIGACMAERRAQRGVQTELTGRKGARLHASVDAAPMYDLDGTLIAGFALISDQTDIKTQHARIEQQNERIAHAAVKADEVANMLASASEQLAAQIEQSSRGSDEQRGRTAEAAAAVEEMNAASMSVARNAAETADLADSARSQAQEGARLVESVVNTINAINGQAESLKADMTELGRQADGIGQIMTVIADIADQTNLLALNAAIEAARAGDAGRGFAVVADEVRKLAEKTMTATTQVGGYIRSVQQSARANIQSTENTTAAIVDCTRTANLSGDSLRSIVGLVERTSDNVRAIAAASEQQSAASEEVGRGTEDINRIASETAEAMGQSSQAVTELARLAVELKSIIAEMRA, encoded by the coding sequence ATGAAAGCGAAAAGCGTCGCACCGGTGTTCATCGTTTCCGTCATGGTGGCCGTCATAGCGGCATTCGGCGGCATCATATACTACGTGACGGGTTCCTCGTACCGCATGGCGCTGGAACTGGAACAGCACGCCATGGAACAGGCAGGCGAAAGCGCGCGCGATGCGCTGGCGCTGTACGTGCAAAACTTCATCGGCACCATCAACGCGCTTTCCAGGCAGCGGCTCGTGCTGGAAGCCCTGACCGGCGATGCCGCCATTGCCCAGGGCCGCCTGAAGGACATCGTGCGCAACGATCCCAACATCTGGTCGGCCCTCGTCTTCGACGACAAGGGCATCATCCGTGCGGGAATCAACGCCGACATGGAAGACCTGACCGGCGGCAAGCGCGGCGACCGCGACTACTTCAGGGCCGTCATGGCCGGGCAGGACAGCTTTATCGGCAAGTCCATCATCACCGCTAGGTCCGGCGGCGGCAACATGTTCATCTTCGTGGCGGTGAAGGCCATCCGCGATGCCGATGGCCGGGTCATCGGCGGGGTGGGCATCTTCCCGCGTTGGGAAAATTTCACCTCCACCTTCGTCAGCGGGCTGCGTTTCGGCCAGCGCGGCTACGGTTTCATGCTGGACGGCAGCGGCCACATCATCGCCCACCCCGACAAGAACATGATGCTCAAGGACCTGACCGGGCACGAATTCGTGCGCACCGCCCTGTCCATGAAAAACGGCAACGCCTTCTATGACTGGCAGGACGGGCGCAAATACATGACCGTCGCCACCGAACCGACAACCGGCTGGCTGGTGTGCATGAGCGCCTACACCGACGAACTGGCGGGCACCGCCATCGCCCAGCGCAACACCCTGCTGGGCATCGGCGCGGCGGCGCTGCTGGTGCTGGCGGGGGTGATCTCGCTGCTGGTGCGGCGGCTGGTGGCCCGTCCGGTGGCGGACATCGAGGCATTCACCCGCGCCGTGGCCGGGGGCAACCTGCACGCCGACCTGCACCAGAACTTCAAGTACGAATTCCGCAGCCTGGGCGACAACGTGCGCGCCATGGTGGGCGAGCTCAAGAACAAGCTGGGTTTCGCGCAGGGGCTGCTGGACGGCATCACCCTGCCCTGCGTGGTGGCCGGGCCCGACCAGCGGGTGCTGTTCGTCAACCGCGCCACTCTCGACTACATGCAGATCGACGGCGACCCGCAGTCCTTCATGGGGGTGCCTGTGGGGCGCATCTTCCACGGCGACGACAACCATGCCACGGTCATCGGCGCCTGCATGGCCGAGCGCCGCGCCCAGCGCGGCGTGCAGACGGAACTGACAGGGCGCAAGGGCGCGCGGTTGCACGCCAGCGTGGACGCAGCCCCCATGTATGACCTGGACGGCACGCTCATTGCCGGGTTTGCCCTGATTTCGGACCAGACGGACATCAAGACCCAGCACGCCCGCATAGAGCAGCAGAACGAACGCATCGCCCATGCCGCGGTAAAGGCCGATGAAGTGGCCAACATGCTGGCCTCGGCGTCCGAGCAACTGGCCGCGCAGATCGAACAGTCTTCCCGCGGCAGCGACGAGCAGCGGGGCCGCACGGCAGAGGCAGCCGCCGCCGTGGAGGAAATGAATGCCGCATCCATGAGCGTTGCGCGCAACGCCGCGGAAACGGCGGACCTTGCCGATTCCGCCCGCTCGCAGGCCCAGGAGGGGGCGCGCCTTGTGGAATCGGTGGTGAACACCATCAACGCCATCAACGGCCAGGCGGAAAGCCTGAAGGCCGACATGACCGAGTTGGGCCGCCAGGCCGACGGCATCGGCCAGATCATGACGGTCATCGCCGACATTGCCGACCAGACCAACCTGCTGGCGCTGAACGCCGCCATCGAGGCCGCGCGGGCCGGCGACGCCGGGCGCGGTTTTGCCGTGGTGGCCGACGAGGTGCGCAAGCTGGCCGAAAAGACGATGACCGCCACCACCCAGGTGGGCGGCTACATCCGCTCGGTGCAGCAAAGCGCGCGGGCCAACATCCAGAGCACGGAAAACACCACCGCCGCCATCGTGGACTGCACCCGCACCGCCAACCTTTCCGGCGATTCGCTGCGCAGCATCGTGGGGCTGGTGGAACGCACCTCGGACAACGTGCGCGCCATAGCGGCGGCCAGCGAGCAGCAGTCCGCCGCCAGCGAAGAGGTGGGGCGCGGCACGGAAGACATCAACCGCATCGCCTCGGAAACGGCGGAAGCCATGGGTCAGTCGTCGCAGGCCGTCACCGAACTGGCCCGGCTGGCCGTGGAGCTGAAATCCATCATCGCGGAAATGCGCGCCTGA
- a CDS encoding MarC family protein, whose amino-acid sequence MFDAFNFRTAFEIALPLFLIMDPVGNAAACLGMLREHGEARQRAILRRELLFALGIILGFHVLGDALLGMLEIEQSTLRLSGGLILFIISMKMVFPPQEGDTEAVAHDPFIVPIAVPLIAGPSLLAAVMVFARQAQGGMMAQVNVLAGILMAWAATAAIMAFTPDIARLLGPRTMRAMERLMGLVLIMMAVQMLENGIRLFVTSL is encoded by the coding sequence ATGTTCGACGCCTTCAACTTCCGCACCGCCTTCGAGATCGCCCTGCCGCTGTTCCTGATCATGGACCCGGTGGGCAACGCCGCCGCCTGCCTCGGCATGCTGCGCGAGCACGGCGAGGCCCGGCAGCGCGCCATACTGCGGCGCGAACTGCTGTTCGCCCTCGGCATCATCCTGGGCTTTCACGTGCTGGGCGATGCACTGCTGGGCATGCTGGAAATAGAACAGTCCACCCTGCGCCTGTCCGGCGGGCTGATCCTGTTCATCATTTCCATGAAGATGGTCTTTCCGCCGCAGGAGGGCGACACCGAAGCCGTGGCCCACGATCCGTTCATCGTGCCCATTGCCGTGCCGCTCATCGCCGGGCCATCGCTGCTGGCGGCGGTGATGGTCTTTGCCCGACAGGCCCAGGGCGGCATGATGGCCCAGGTCAACGTGCTGGCGGGCATCCTGATGGCCTGGGCGGCCACCGCCGCCATCATGGCCTTCACCCCGGACATCGCCCGCCTGCTGGGCCCGCGCACCATGCGCGCCATGGAGCGGCTGATGGGCCTCGTGCTGATCATGATGGCCGTACAGATGCTGGAAAACGGCATACGCCTTTTCGTCACGTCATTGTAA
- the queD gene encoding 6-carboxytetrahydropterin synthase QueD: MKKSIWRLTVRSEFCASHALRHYEGKCESMHGHNFAVEMVAEGDRLTGDTEIVLDFKVLKRELNAVLDTLDHKNLNDVAPFDTINPSSENLSRHIWQQLAPRLAPHGVRLHAVTVSEKAAQSATYMEIDE; encoded by the coding sequence GTGAAAAAATCCATCTGGCGGCTGACCGTGCGCTCGGAGTTCTGCGCCTCGCACGCGCTGCGCCATTACGAAGGCAAATGCGAATCCATGCACGGCCACAACTTTGCCGTGGAAATGGTGGCAGAGGGTGACCGCCTGACCGGCGACACAGAAATCGTGCTGGACTTCAAGGTGCTGAAGCGTGAACTGAACGCAGTGCTCGACACCCTGGACCACAAGAACCTGAACGACGTTGCGCCGTTCGACACCATCAATCCCTCGTCCGAAAACCTTTCGCGGCACATCTGGCAGCAGCTTGCGCCGCGCCTGGCCCCGCACGGGGTACGCCTGCACGCCGTGACCGTGTCGGAAAAGGCCGCCCAGTCGGCCACCTACATGGAAATCGACGAATAG